A part of Saccharomyces paradoxus chromosome I, complete sequence genomic DNA contains:
- a CDS encoding IMP dehydrogenase (Inosine monophosphate dehydrogenase~similar to YHR216W), whose amino-acid sequence MAAIKDYETALQFSKSLPRLDGLSVQELMDSKIRGGLTYNDFLILPGLVDFASSEVSLQTKLTRNITLNIPLVSSPMDTVTESEMAIFMALSGGIGFIHHNCTPEDQADMVRRVKNYENGFINNPIVISPTTTVGEAKSMKKKYGFAGFPVTEDGKRNAKLVGVITSRDIQFVEDDSLLVQDVMTKNPVTGAQGITLSEGNEILKKIKKGRLLIVDEKGNLVSMLSRTDLMKNQNYPLASKSANTKQLLCGASIGTMDADKERLRLLVKAGLDVVILDSSQGNSIFQLNMLKWVKESFAGLEVIAGNVVTREQAANLIAAGADGLRIGMGTGSICITQEVMACGRPQGTAVYNVCEFANQFGVPCMADGGVQNIGHITKALALGSSTVMMGGMLAGTTESPGEYFYQDGKRLKAYRGMGSIDAMQKTGTKGNASTSRYFSEFDSVLVAQGVSGAVVDKGSIKKFIPYLYNGLQHSCQDIGCRSLTVLKKNVQSGKVRFEFRTASAQLEGGVNNLHSYEKRLHN is encoded by the coding sequence ATGGCCGCTATTAAAGACTACGAGACCGCACTGCAATTTTCCAAGAGCCTTCCAAGACTGGATGGTTTGTCTGTGCAGGAATTGATGGACTCGAAGATCAGAGGTGGGTTGACTTAtaacgattttttgatcttaCCAGGTTTAGTCGATTTTGCGTCCTCTGAAGTTAGCCTACAGACTAAGCTGACCAGGAATATCACTTTAAACATTCCATTGGTTTCCTCTCCAATGGACACTGTGACAGAATCGGAAATGGCCATCTTTATGGCTCTGTCGGGTGGTATCGGTTTCATTCACCATAACTGTACGCCCGAGGACCAAGCTGACATGGTCAGAAGGGTCAAGAACTATGAAAATGGGTTTATTAACAACCCTATTGTGATTTCTCCAACAACCACCGTTGGTGAAGCTAAGAgcatgaagaaaaagtatggATTTGCAGGCTTCCCTGTCACGGAAGATGGCAAGAGAAATGCAAAGTTGGTGGGAGTCATCACTTCTCGTGATATACAGTTCGTTGAGGACGACTCCTTACTCGTTCAGGATGTCATGACCAAGAACCCTGTTACCGGTGCACAAGGTATCACGTTATCGGAAGGTAACGagattttaaagaaaatcaaaaagggtaGGCTATTGattgttgatgaaaaggGTAACTTAGTTTCTATGCTTTCCAGAACtgatttaatgaagaatcaaaacTACCCATTAGCGTCCAAATCTGCCAACACCAAGCAATTGCTATGTGGTGCTTCCATTGGTACTATGGACgctgataaagaaagactAAGATTATTGGTCAAAGCCGGCTTGGATGTCGTCATCTTGGATTCATCCCAAGGCAACtctattttccaattgaacATGCTCAAGTGGGTCAAAGAGAGTTTCGCAGGTCTGGAAGTCATCGCTGGTAACGTTGTGACCAGGGAACAAGCTGCCAATTTGATTGCTGCCGGTGCGGATGGTTTGAGAATCGGTATGGGAACTGGCTCTATTTGTATCACTCAAGAAGTTATGGCTTGTGGTAGGCCACAAGGTACAGCGGTCTACAACGTGTGTGAATTTGCTAACCAGTTCGGTGTTCCATGTATGGCTGATGGTGGTGTTCAAAACATCGGTCACATTACCAAGGCGTTGGCTCTTGGATCTTCTACTGTTATGATGGGTGGTATGTTGGCTGGTACTACGGAATCACCAGGTGAGTATTTCTATCAAGATGGTAAAAGATTGAAGGCGTACCGTGGTATGGGTTCCATTGACGCCATGCAAAAGACTGGTACTAAAGGGAATGCATCTACGTCTCGTTacttttcagaatttgaCAGCGTTTTGGTTGCACAGGGTGTCTCCGGCGCTGTCGTTGACAAAGGATCcattaagaaatttattccgTACTTGTACAATGGATTACAACATTCTTGCCAAGACATTGGCTGTAGGTCGTTAACtgtattaaagaagaatgtcCAGAGCGGTAAAGTTagatttgaattcagaACGGCTTCTGCTCAACTAGAAGGTGGTGTTAATAACTTACATTCTTACGAAAAGCGTTTACATAACTGA